A region of Bacteroidia bacterium DNA encodes the following proteins:
- a CDS encoding thioredoxin family protein, whose product MKNLLLLLPLFLFAFAPAGETGYKVGDKAEDFNLPGVDGKMVSMASMNEAKGYIVIFSCNTCPYVVASEDRMVTLHNKYAPQGFPVIAINPNDTKIKPEDDMKHMKARAKEKGFTFPYLRDDTQEVTRRFGATRTPHVYLLEKEDDGLYVRYIGAIDDNTRDANAVKEHYLEDAIAAVQNGEKPQPDYTRAIGCTIKWAGGE is encoded by the coding sequence ATGAAGAATTTATTATTACTCCTTCCCCTGTTCCTGTTTGCTTTTGCTCCGGCCGGAGAAACCGGCTACAAGGTAGGTGATAAAGCAGAAGATTTTAATCTGCCCGGAGTCGATGGCAAAATGGTTTCAATGGCAAGTATGAACGAGGCTAAAGGCTACATCGTCATTTTCAGTTGCAATACCTGCCCTTACGTGGTAGCAAGTGAAGACCGGATGGTTACGCTCCACAACAAATATGCACCACAAGGATTTCCGGTGATCGCCATAAATCCGAACGACACGAAAATAAAGCCTGAAGATGACATGAAGCACATGAAAGCCCGTGCGAAAGAAAAGGGTTTTACATTTCCCTACCTTCGGGATGATACACAGGAAGTTACCCGCAGATTTGGCGCCACCCGCACACCGCATGTATATCTGCTGGAGAAAGAAGATGACGGCCTGTACGTACGCTATATTGGGGCAATTGACGACAACACCCGCGATGCCAATGCTGTAAAAGAGCATTATCTGGAAGATGCCATTGCTGCCGTGCAAAATGGCGAAAAGCCGCAACCTGACTATACCCGCGCCATTGGCTGCACTATCAAATGGGCTGGCGGAGAATAA
- a CDS encoding YciI-like protein, which produces MYFILFYKTMDDYMERRGAFRSEHLKLAGEAYEKGDLIMAGALAEPPDGAVLIFKGDSPDSAEKFAQNDPYVKNGLIREWNVRPWTVVVGGES; this is translated from the coding sequence ATGTATTTCATTTTATTTTACAAGACCATGGACGATTATATGGAAAGACGTGGAGCTTTCCGTAGCGAACATTTAAAATTAGCCGGTGAGGCTTATGAAAAGGGCGATCTTATAATGGCCGGTGCCCTGGCTGAACCACCTGATGGTGCCGTCCTCATCTTTAAAGGAGACAGCCCTGACAGTGCAGAAAAATTTGCTCAGAATGATCCCTATGTAAAAAATGGCCTGATCAGAGAATGGAATGTGCGCCCCTGGACGGTGGTGGTGGGAGGTGAATCGTAG
- a CDS encoding cyclase family protein, translating to MRSFERLSYLLHENIPVYGNYVHLELERINSISKGDTANKTFLKIDSHMGTHLDFPYHFINGGKKGEEYPAEFFVCHNAKVVEIDQDSGVIKMDKVKHLTPDAKLEFLMVKTGLCYKRDERQYWEDNAGMHPDTAAFFRELFPALRFFGFDSISMNAFQHRETGRQAHLEYLGREILIVEDMDLRNVSEQTKFRNLIISPFLFEECDGAPCSIIAEVELETGKQ from the coding sequence ATGCGCAGTTTCGAACGGCTCTCATACTTGTTGCACGAAAACATCCCGGTATATGGAAATTACGTTCATCTGGAGTTGGAGCGGATAAATTCCATTTCTAAAGGTGATACGGCTAACAAAACCTTTCTGAAGATTGACAGCCACATGGGAACCCATTTGGACTTTCCTTACCATTTTATAAATGGAGGGAAAAAGGGGGAGGAGTATCCCGCTGAATTTTTTGTATGCCATAATGCGAAAGTGGTGGAAATTGATCAGGATTCCGGGGTAATTAAAATGGATAAAGTAAAACACCTGACGCCCGATGCTAAGCTGGAGTTCCTGATGGTAAAAACCGGCCTCTGCTATAAACGAGATGAGCGCCAATATTGGGAAGACAATGCAGGAATGCATCCTGATACCGCTGCATTTTTCAGAGAACTTTTTCCTGCTCTTCGCTTTTTTGGATTTGATTCAATTTCCATGAATGCTTTTCAACACCGCGAAACAGGACGGCAGGCACACCTTGAATATCTTGGCCGCGAAATCCTGATTGTAGAGGACATGGATTTGCGCAATGTATCAGAGCAGACCAAGTTCCGGAACTTGATAATTTCACCATTCTTATTTGAAGAATGTGATGGCGCACCATGCAGCATCATTGCAGAAGTGGAATTGGAAACGGGAAAGCAATAA
- a CDS encoding aminotransferase class V-fold PLP-dependent enzyme, whose translation MKKMVVPAALTREAPIDLENHFARFRRHIVGVDQEFDTPYGRKKLLYSDWTASGRLYRPIEQRIAEDMGAFVANTHTETNVTGTAMTKAYHEAQHIIKQHVGAREEDVIISSNAGMTGVVNKFQRILGLKISEKLKPYLSLPEVEQPVIFISHMEHHSNHTSWLETLAKVEIIQPDNDGLMDLDHLSKMLEKHRSRKRKIAAITGCSNVTGILTHYHEVAEMMHRNSGLCFVDFACSAPYVDINMRPPNPLRHLDAIYFSPHKFLGGPGSTGILIFDPKLYSNKIPDHPGGGTVEWTNPWGEHKFVDNIEAREDGGTPPFLQTIKAALSIKLKEEMRPDLMLQQEKYLIDIIWKGLSKIPNLHLLADNVKERLGVFSFYIENVHYNLVVKMLNDRHGIQSRGGCSCAGTYGHYLLEVSHEQSKSITNKIDKGNFSTKPGWVRISIHPTMTANEIHTIVNAIEDLALHHQDYARDYRYNTETNEFKHVSFPGTMNNIVKNWFENLNH comes from the coding sequence ATGAAGAAAATGGTAGTTCCGGCAGCATTAACGAGAGAAGCACCAATTGACCTCGAAAATCACTTTGCCAGGTTCAGGCGCCATATAGTGGGAGTGGACCAGGAGTTTGATACCCCCTACGGCCGCAAGAAATTACTGTATTCTGACTGGACAGCTAGCGGACGGCTCTACAGGCCGATTGAACAGAGGATAGCTGAGGATATGGGCGCTTTCGTGGCCAACACCCACACAGAAACCAACGTGACCGGCACTGCCATGACAAAGGCCTATCATGAAGCTCAGCATATTATTAAACAACATGTGGGGGCAAGGGAGGAGGATGTGATCATTTCATCAAATGCCGGGATGACGGGCGTGGTAAACAAATTTCAGCGCATACTGGGACTGAAGATCAGCGAAAAATTGAAGCCTTACCTGAGCCTTCCGGAAGTGGAACAGCCCGTGATTTTTATCAGCCACATGGAGCACCACAGTAACCACACCTCCTGGCTTGAGACCCTGGCAAAGGTGGAGATTATCCAACCTGATAATGACGGCCTGATGGACCTGGACCACCTGTCGAAAATGCTGGAAAAGCACCGCAGCCGCAAGCGCAAAATTGCCGCAATAACCGGATGTTCAAACGTTACAGGGATTCTGACCCACTACCACGAAGTGGCGGAAATGATGCACAGGAACAGTGGCCTCTGCTTCGTGGACTTTGCCTGCTCTGCCCCGTATGTGGATATTAATATGCGGCCTCCAAATCCGCTACGGCACCTGGACGCAATCTACTTCTCTCCTCACAAATTCCTGGGCGGGCCGGGCAGCACCGGTATCCTCATCTTCGACCCGAAGCTTTATTCCAACAAAATCCCTGACCATCCTGGCGGAGGGACAGTGGAATGGACAAATCCCTGGGGCGAACACAAATTCGTGGACAACATTGAGGCGCGGGAAGATGGGGGTACGCCTCCTTTTCTTCAGACCATAAAGGCCGCCCTTTCCATTAAGCTGAAAGAGGAGATGCGCCCTGATCTGATGCTACAGCAGGAAAAATACTTGATTGACATAATATGGAAAGGCCTATCCAAAATACCTAACCTGCATCTCCTTGCGGATAATGTGAAGGAACGCCTCGGTGTCTTTTCATTTTATATAGAAAATGTCCATTATAATCTGGTGGTCAAGATGCTGAACGACCGCCACGGCATTCAATCACGGGGCGGCTGCTCCTGTGCCGGAACTTATGGACATTATCTCCTTGAGGTTTCTCATGAACAATCCAAAAGCATAACCAACAAGATTGACAAGGGCAATTTTTCAACAAAGCCCGGCTGGGTCAGAATATCAATTCATCCTACTATGACGGCCAATGAAATTCACACCATTGTAAACGCCATTGAAGATTTGGCCTTGCACCACCAGGATTACGCCCGGGATTACCGTTACAATACTGAAACCAATGAGTTTAAACATGTCTCCTTTCCAGGGACCATGAATAACATTGTGAAGAATTGGTTTGAGAATTTAAACCATTAA
- a CDS encoding zinc-binding dehydrogenase, which translates to MRAIELQAVNTPLKLVEKQKPEAGKGDVVVKLKAAALNHRDVYIQQGLYPNLKFPVTPGSDGAGVVDETGEGVEESWLGKDVIINTMIGWGENENAPAPDYQIVGMPEDGTLAEYIRVPAANLYPKPPHLNFEQAAALPLGGLTAFRATVVRPQLKTGEKVLVTGAGGGVAQFAVQFAAALGCEVWVTSGSDSKIAKAVEAGVEGGANYTNPHWTKELQKNAGVFDVIVDGAAGEGFNELLKLVSPGGRICMYGGTRGKINGLLPARIFWKQITILGSSMGSDADFEAMLKLVNEKQIIPVIDKVYPLENTAEAFERMEKGHQMGKIVIRL; encoded by the coding sequence ATGAGAGCGATTGAATTACAGGCTGTAAATACCCCGTTAAAATTGGTGGAGAAACAAAAACCGGAAGCCGGAAAGGGAGATGTGGTGGTGAAATTAAAAGCTGCTGCGCTCAACCACCGGGACGTATATATTCAGCAGGGACTTTATCCTAACCTGAAATTTCCAGTAACACCGGGATCTGACGGAGCCGGAGTGGTGGATGAAACAGGTGAAGGCGTGGAAGAATCATGGCTCGGAAAGGACGTGATCATCAATACCATGATAGGTTGGGGAGAAAATGAAAACGCACCTGCGCCTGACTATCAAATTGTGGGAATGCCGGAGGATGGTACCCTTGCTGAATATATTCGTGTACCTGCTGCTAATCTGTATCCCAAACCCCCTCATCTGAATTTTGAGCAGGCGGCAGCTTTGCCGTTAGGTGGCCTTACAGCATTTCGCGCAACGGTTGTTCGTCCTCAATTGAAGACGGGCGAAAAGGTGCTGGTAACGGGAGCCGGTGGCGGAGTGGCGCAATTTGCCGTGCAGTTTGCAGCCGCGCTGGGATGTGAGGTTTGGGTAACGTCAGGTTCAGACAGCAAAATTGCGAAGGCGGTGGAAGCCGGTGTAGAGGGAGGCGCCAACTATACGAACCCTCACTGGACAAAGGAGCTGCAAAAAAATGCGGGGGTCTTTGATGTGATCGTAGACGGTGCAGCAGGAGAAGGATTCAATGAACTGCTGAAACTGGTATCTCCGGGCGGGCGGATCTGCATGTATGGCGGCACCAGGGGCAAGATCAATGGCTTGTTGCCTGCCCGCATTTTTTGGAAGCAGATCACTATTCTTGGCTCCTCAATGGGCTCTGACGCTGACTTTGAAGCAATGCTGAAATTGGTTAATGAGAAACAGATCATTCCTGTGATAGATAAAGTCTATCCGCTGGAAAATACTGCCGAAGCCTTTGAACGAATGGAGAAAGGCCATCAAATGGGAAAGATCGTTATCCGATTGTGA